The following nucleotide sequence is from Anaerococcus sp. Marseille-Q7828.
TACAACTGTACCTAGCAATATAACTGCTAAAAGTATGGAAATTTTAATAGCAAAACTGTCTTTCTTATTATTTTTTACAGCTCCATCAGCTAGGTCATTAATAATTTTCATAAGTTTCATCTCCTAAGAAATTTAACCTACCATCTACTATTCTATAGACCTTATCACAAGAATTTGCTACTTTTTCATCATGAGTTATTATCATAATTGTAGAATTTAATCTCTTATTTACAAATCTGAAAAGTCCTGTGATTTCTTCAGAATTTTTTCTATCGAGATTTCCTGTAGGCTCATCTGCTAAGATTATTGCAGGTCTTGTAATCAAACTTCTGGCAATAGCGACTCTTTGTTGCTCTCCACCGGATAATTGTTTTGGATACCTATCAAGCTTTCCTTCTATTCCTAGTATCGATAAAATTTCCTTTAAATATTCTTCATCTGCCTTTTTATTGTCTAACAAAAGAGGAAGTAAAATATTTTTTCGAACGTTGATGTTTGGAATCAAATTAAAAAATTGATAGACAACGCCTATATTCCTTCTTCGAAAGATTGTCATCTCATCTTTATTAAACTTAGTAATATTTTTATCTTGAATAAAAATATCCCCACTTGTTGGTTTATCAACTCCTGCAAGTAAATGGAGTAGTGTAGATTTGCCAGATCCACTGTCTCCAATGATGGCAACTAGGTCTCCTTTTTCTAGTTCAAAGTTTACATTTGAAAGGGCATTTACTTCTACTCCGCCATTATATGTTTTTGTTAAATCAACTGTTTTTACTATATTCATATTGTATCCTCCTTAACTTGTCCATATAATATTAGACTTAAGTGACTGGAAAGTGACTAGAAAAAAACTGTGTCTTATTTTTAGACACAGTCTTAAAATTTAATTATAAAATCTCAGTTCAAAGGAATTTGATTTCTTCCCCTTACGATATAAAAGCTCTCCATTTTGTCTTTCCATAACAGATTTTGCCATAGGAAGCCCAATCCCATAGCCTTTTGAATTCGGATCTGCTTTATAAAAACGTCTAAAAACTTTTTCTAACATTTCTCTATCTAAGCCATCTGAGAAATCTTCTACTAATATGCTCTTATATAAGTTCGTATCTTTTAGATGAATTTCTATATGTCTATCTTCTGTTGCTTCTAGACCATTTTTCATCACATTAAATACCGCTTCATAGGTCCACTTCTTATCGCATATAAGATCAAAATCTTCTCCATAAAGAGAAATTTCAATATTATCATTGATAAAATAATCTTTTAGATTTTGTGTGATGTCTTCAATTAATTCTTGAGCAGATATACTGTCTTTTATCATTTCTATTGTACCAGAATCAAGGGCTGCAAGTTTTAATAAAATGTCAGATAAGTTGTGGAGTCTAAGCAAATTATCTCTAAGTCTTTCTATATACTCTTCTGAAGAATTTTTATCTTCGGCTTCTAATAAGTCTAACAATAATAGTGATCCAGTCAACGGAGTTTTTATTTGATGGGCAATGTCTTCAGTATATTCTCTTAAAGTTTCCTTATTTTTCTTTGCATTTTCAGCTATTCTCTTATTTTCTATAATAATTTTAATAATCTCATCTCTGAGTTTACCAAATTCATCATCTATAATTTCATAATTGTCTGAGTCTATATCAAGTGAATGTAGGAGGTTAAATATATTATTAATTTTATCCTCTAGATCTATTTCTTTTTTCTTTTCAAATTTTCTAATAATTAGAAACAGAATTATATTTATAAGTAAAAAACCTATAAGTGTTAGAATATCAAATCTTGGATTGAGATAAACTACAAACAAAGACATTATCAAATTTAAAATTAAGACAAGTAAAATATTTTTGTTTTTACTCATTATCCCACCTATAGCCTATTCCCCTAAGAGTTTTTATATAATCTCCATACTCGCCAAGTTTATTTCGAAGTCTTTTTATAGTTACTGTTAAAGTATTGTCGTTTACTTCATAAAAATCATAACCCCATACATAATCTAAAATTCGCTCTCTTAGTAGATTTATATTTTGGTTTTCTAAAAGCATTTCCAAGACAGCAAACTCTTTTAAGTTAAGGTCTAAATCTTTTCCATCTATCGAAGCTTGTTTTGATATAAGATCTAAAGATAAATTTTCAAAAGTCAGTTCATCAACCTTTTTTATTTTTCTGCTAAATACATTGTCTATTCTCGCCTTTAAAACAGGGAGAGAAAAAGGTTTTGTAATATAATCATCTGCTCCTTGAGAAAGACCTTTTATTACATACTCATCTTCATTTTTTAAAGTAAGCATTATTACAGGAAGATCAGAAAATTCTCTTAGCCACTTTAAAAAATTAAAGCCTGACCCATCTGGGAGATTAGCATCAAGAAGAATTAAATCAAAATCATTAAAATTAAGATTATCTGTCTGAGAAAGATTGTTATAAATAATTGTTTCAATATTATGTTTGTTTAGGTAAGTTTTAACAGCAAAAGCAATTGTGCTGTCATCTTCAATCATTAGTATTTTCAATTCTATACTCCAGTACTTCTGATATATCACATTTAAAATACATACACATTCTGCCAAGGATATCCATGCTCACATTTTCATCTCGTCCCATTTTAGCTATGGTATGAGGAGTTGTATTTATGGCTTTTTGTAAGTCTAATTTATTCATCTTTTCATCTATCAATTTTTTCCATAATTTGTCATAGGAAAATCCTATAATTGACTCCAGTTTAATCTTCTAATTTGTACAGTTTTTCTATATTATACCGTACTTATCTACCTAATCGTTAGATATTCATAAAGATGGATTCTTTTACATCATTTTTAATTAGTAGAATTAAATCTTCTAAACAAATATTAAAAATCACTTTTTTCTTAGGGCTAGTAAAAGAAAATTTTTTCTAAAAAGGCGAAACAACTGAATGTCTTTACCTTTTATTAAGAAGAATTTACTGAAAAATTTTATAACCGTATTATAAAATATAATAGAATATGTTTTCTTATAAAAAATAAAAGAACTAAATATGTGATTCTAGAAAAACACTGGGATATGTAGAAAAAAATAAAGCAGATGATGAAACATTTGTATATAAGCTTTATATATAACAATAAGAAAAAGCTTAACAAAAAGAAGAAAATAAAAACTTTGAATTAATTGAAATTTATAAGGAAAATTCACTTTTAAAAATCGGCACAAAGCTTAACTCCTTCATGCCGATTAAATTTTAAGCAAATAAAACCCTGGTTAAGTGCTCCTAAAGGCCTGCATTTCTTATCGTCTTTTCCTAGATTCGTATTTTCTAGTATTTTCTATTTGTTTTCTTTTTTGTTTTGGAAGTTCTATATGCTCGCTCTTATTTGTATTTATGTGCTTTTGAGCTTTTCTCTTTCTAAAATACTTGTGGTAAATGGTGTTAATTAGTTCCATTACTTCTGGGATTCTTACTAATAATATCAAAAATCCGTATACAAAGGCCGCTAAAAGTATTGCTATAAATACAGCCAATATATGTGGCAGATTATCTGCTGTTATAGCATAGATTTTTCCTGCTACAAGTGCCATTATCCCTGTTATTATAAGGATCTTCAATATAGAAATCAGAGTGTTTTTAAATTTAAAACTACCAAAGTTATCTCTAAATTTGTATATCATAAGGCTTGATCCTATGATAGTAGATATTACTGTGGCATAGGCTATACCGTTTAGGCCATAGAATTTGATAAAGATGGCATTTAATATTACATTTATTAGTTGTTGGATAACAACAATTATTACTGGTGTTTTGGAATCTCCTACTGCATAAAATCCTCGATCTACTACATCTGTTATTGATTGGAAGATTATAAATGGTGCATAGGATACCATCATGCTTGCAACAGCTATAGTGTCTTCGCTGGTGAAGGCATTTCTTTGGTAGACTAATTCAATTACAGGATTTGACAAAACCATAATACCAATTGTAGCTGGTATTACCAAAAGCATGGTTGTTACTACAGAGGAACTAATTGAGCTTTTCATTTCTTCGATTTTTCCACTTTGACCAAACTCGGAAATTTTTGGAAAAAGTGCTGTGGTAACTGAAACGGTGATAACTCCTGTGATTAGTGTTAGCATTGTTTTTGCATAGAATAATACTGATATACTCTCTTCTCCAAAAAAAGCAGAAGCCATCGAGTTATCTACAATTATAGAAATCTCCCCCGCGGCTGATGATATAATAACTGGTAGGGCGATTAACATCAGCTGTTTTACATATTTATTTGAAAAATCAATTATCTTATTGTGCCTATATCCAGCTTTCCTAGTGGCCCTAGGAAATAAGATGTATTGTAAAACATTACCCAAAAGAGCACCAATTATTAGAAAATATGGATTTCCAGTCTTTCCAGTTAGAACTGTAAATATTATTATGATAATATTCATAATAATGCCAGTTATGGCCGGATTGAAAAAATCTCCCTTGATGTTCAGATATCCCCTAAATACAGCAGAATATAGGTAGGCAAAAACTGCAAACATCATTATTCTAGTATAATTTGTAGCTAAGTCTAATAATTCGCCTTCAAGAGATGGGGATAAAATCTTAGAAAATGGTCTAGCAAAGATAAAACCAATCAATAGAGCTATGGCTCCAAAGACCATCAAAATATTAAAAATATTTGAAGTGAATTTCTCTGCTTCTTTGATTCCTTCTTCATTTTTGGCCCTATTATATATGGGTATGAAGCCTGAAATAATACCAACGGCTACAAAGTTTGCTACAACTACTGGCAAAGTATTTGCAGTCGTATATATTGATTTGATGCCACCTGCCCCAATATAGGATGCCATAACTGCTTCTCTTATAAAACCAAAAATTTTGGATATTATCGTTATAAGCATAAGCATGAATGTAGTTTGACCCATAATTACCTCACTTATAAGTATCGTCTTAATATTATATCTATATTCATTTTTATTTACAAGTTATAAATAAAGGACATTTTCCAAAGGAATATCAAATTTTGCCATATCATCCTTATTATGAGAAACCAAGATAATAGTTTTTTCGGCAAATTTCTCCTTGATAAGATCTATGGCAATATTCTTGTTATAATCATCAATACCGGCAAAGGGCTCATCCATTATCAAAATATCGCCATCAAAGATAAGCGCCCTTGCAATGGCAACTCGCCTTTTCATTCCACCAGAAAATTTGTATATTGGACTTTTTAGATCTTCTATATTTAAAGCTCTTAAAGTATCCTTAATCAAGCTAGAGTTATGGTTAACAATCTTCAAATTATCAAAGGCCGAAATCTCATCAATCAGCCTATCTTCTTGAAATATTACTGAGACTTTCGAAAAATCCTTATAAATACTCCCCGAATCTGCTTTTTCTAAGCCCAAGATTAGATTGATCAATGTAGTTTTACCAATGCCAGACCTACCAAATATAGCAAAAGGCTCTCCATTTTTTACTTCAAAAGACAAATCATCTATGACCTTGTGATCAAAGGACTTCGTCACATTTTCAAATCTAATCATCATCTTCCTCCAAAATCTTCCTAAGGGTGTATTCAAATATAAAGGATAAAATTAGTATGGCCAAAGTCCACGCAAGAAGTGATGGCATATCCAGGTATATCTTTGTATTATAAAGATTTTTACCTATTGAACTATCAGGAAGTCCTATTACTTCTCCTGCAATACCTGCCTTTAGCACAAGGCCCGATACAGAAATAATACTTGATTTTATAAAGGCCCTGGCCTTGATAAGGTATATATATTTTAACTTATCTAGTTTATTAACTTCATATATACTAGCCATTTGTAATAGTTTTTTATCAATTGATTTTAGACCTTCATAGGTATTTGTGTATATAATTGGCATAGCCATGATAAAGGAAACAAGGATAGAAAGATTCTTAGTATTTATCCAAAAAAGAAAGAATATGACAAGACTTGCCAATGGTATTGACCTAAATATCACTATGATTGGATTTATAAATTCGTAAAATAAATCATATTTGTAAGAAAAATACGCTAGTATTAGGCCCAAGCATATGGAAAAAACAAAGCCTATGAAAATTTTACCAAAGGATGATAATATCGTGATATAAAATTCTTTGGTCACAATAAGTTCAAAAAATCTTTGTAATACAAGAAAAGGAGATGGCAATAGTATCTCCTCTCCTATCAAACTTGCCATTATTTGCCAAATTACTAACCAAATAAGGGCAATTATTATTTTTCTTTTCTTATTTTGTAAAGTAGAAATCATCTTCTGGTATAGATCCGCCTATTAACTGTGGATTAGTATTGTTCAAATCTTCTAGGTGCTTTGCCATAATTTCTTTTAGCTTATCACCATCTATATATTCTAAAGCTAGATTTGGAATTGCTTTTTTTGCAACAGGAGCTGGCATTATATCATATTTTTCTAGCAAGGTCGCCGTTTCGTCTGGATTCGCCTTAGCCTTTTCTATAGAATTTTTAAATGTATCTAGAAGTTTTTCTACATCTATCGTATCTAAATATTCACTTCTTCCAACAAGTACTGATGAAATTATTGGATAGCCTGTTGCGTCTTCATAAAGTTCATTTAAGTTAATGGCAACTTTGGCATCTTCTGCCTTTAATAGGACACTTGATACCATTGGTTCAGGAAGAATTGCAACTTTGGCCTCTCCTGCAATTAGCTTTTGAGCTGCTTCATTGGCTTGGACAAGGTAGTTGATATTTAGATTATCAGAACTATAGCCGTTTGTCTCTAAGATTTTATTTATTGCAATCTCTGGAGTTGCTCCCTTGCCTGATGCTAGTATTTCTTCTCCATAATTTGCTAAATCTTCTATAGAATTTATTTCTACATCTCCCTTTGTGACCACATACAAAACTCCAAGGGAATTTGTAGATAGGACTTTTACTTTGCCTTCTGTCTTGTTATACAAAGTAGCAGCTAGATTTGCTGGTATGATGGCAAGGTCAGCTTCACCAGATACGAGTTTTGGTACAAGGGCATCTGGAGCTCCATCCACGCTTTCGTTTATGGTAAAGTTTGATTCGCCATTTTTTGATTCTTCTACCATATTTATGGCGCCAACACTAGTTGGTCCAGCCAGCATAGAAAGATTTGCATCGTAATGCTTAGCATCTTCTTGATTATCATCTTCTACTTTTTCTTCTTTTACTTCTTTCGAATCTTCAGTTGTTGA
It contains:
- a CDS encoding MqnA/MqnD/SBP family protein; amino-acid sequence: MKIKNKSLVLLLALALVGCGNQGQTNNENTEIEQKEDTSSTTEDSKEVKEEKVEDDNQEDAKHYDANLSMLAGPTSVGAINMVEESKNGESNFTINESVDGAPDALVPKLVSGEADLAIIPANLAATLYNKTEGKVKVLSTNSLGVLYVVTKGDVEINSIEDLANYGEEILASGKGATPEIAINKILETNGYSSDNLNINYLVQANEAAQKLIAGEAKVAILPEPMVSSVLLKAEDAKVAINLNELYEDATGYPIISSVLVGRSEYLDTIDVEKLLDTFKNSIEKAKANPDETATLLEKYDIMPAPVAKKAIPNLALEYIDGDKLKEIMAKHLEDLNNTNPQLIGGSIPEDDFYFTK
- a CDS encoding ABC transporter ATP-binding protein, producing MNIVKTVDLTKTYNGGVEVNALSNVNFELEKGDLVAIIGDSGSGKSTLLHLLAGVDKPTSGDIFIQDKNITKFNKDEMTIFRRRNIGVVYQFFNLIPNINVRKNILLPLLLDNKKADEEYLKEILSILGIEGKLDRYPKQLSGGEQQRVAIARSLITRPAIILADEPTGNLDRKNSEEITGLFRFVNKRLNSTIMIITHDEKVANSCDKVYRIVDGRLNFLGDETYENY
- a CDS encoding ABC transporter permease subunit; the protein is MISTLQNKKRKIIIALIWLVIWQIMASLIGEEILLPSPFLVLQRFFELIVTKEFYITILSSFGKIFIGFVFSICLGLILAYFSYKYDLFYEFINPIIVIFRSIPLASLVIFFLFWINTKNLSILVSFIMAMPIIYTNTYEGLKSIDKKLLQMASIYEVNKLDKLKYIYLIKARAFIKSSIISVSGLVLKAGIAGEVIGLPDSSIGKNLYNTKIYLDMPSLLAWTLAILILSFIFEYTLRKILEEDDD
- the murJ gene encoding murein biosynthesis integral membrane protein MurJ; translated protein: MGQTTFMLMLITIISKIFGFIREAVMASYIGAGGIKSIYTTANTLPVVVANFVAVGIISGFIPIYNRAKNEEGIKEAEKFTSNIFNILMVFGAIALLIGFIFARPFSKILSPSLEGELLDLATNYTRIMMFAVFAYLYSAVFRGYLNIKGDFFNPAITGIIMNIIIIIFTVLTGKTGNPYFLIIGALLGNVLQYILFPRATRKAGYRHNKIIDFSNKYVKQLMLIALPVIISSAAGEISIIVDNSMASAFFGEESISVLFYAKTMLTLITGVITVSVTTALFPKISEFGQSGKIEEMKSSISSSVVTTMLLVIPATIGIMVLSNPVIELVYQRNAFTSEDTIAVASMMVSYAPFIIFQSITDVVDRGFYAVGDSKTPVIIVVIQQLINVILNAIFIKFYGLNGIAYATVISTIIGSSLMIYKFRDNFGSFKFKNTLISILKILIITGIMALVAGKIYAITADNLPHILAVFIAILLAAFVYGFLILLVRIPEVMELINTIYHKYFRKRKAQKHINTNKSEHIELPKQKRKQIENTRKYESRKRR
- a CDS encoding ATP-binding cassette domain-containing protein, with product MIRFENVTKSFDHKVIDDLSFEVKNGEPFAIFGRSGIGKTTLINLILGLEKADSGSIYKDFSKVSVIFQEDRLIDEISAFDNLKIVNHNSSLIKDTLRALNIEDLKSPIYKFSGGMKRRVAIARALIFDGDILIMDEPFAGIDDYNKNIAIDLIKEKFAEKTIILVSHNKDDMAKFDIPLENVLYL
- a CDS encoding response regulator transcription factor; translation: MKILMIEDDSTIAFAVKTYLNKHNIETIIYNNLSQTDNLNFNDFDLILLDANLPDGSGFNFLKWLREFSDLPVIMLTLKNEDEYVIKGLSQGADDYITKPFSLPVLKARIDNVFSRKIKKVDELTFENLSLDLISKQASIDGKDLDLNLKEFAVLEMLLENQNINLLRERILDYVWGYDFYEVNDNTLTVTIKRLRNKLGEYGDYIKTLRGIGYRWDNE
- a CDS encoding helix-turn-helix transcriptional regulator yields the protein MGFSYDKLWKKLIDEKMNKLDLQKAINTTPHTIAKMGRDENVSMDILGRMCMYFKCDISEVLEYRIENTND
- a CDS encoding HAMP domain-containing sensor histidine kinase, with the protein product MSKNKNILLVLILNLIMSLFVVYLNPRFDILTLIGFLLINIILFLIIRKFEKKKEIDLEDKINNIFNLLHSLDIDSDNYEIIDDEFGKLRDEIIKIIIENKRIAENAKKNKETLREYTEDIAHQIKTPLTGSLLLLDLLEAEDKNSSEEYIERLRDNLLRLHNLSDILLKLAALDSGTIEMIKDSISAQELIEDITQNLKDYFINDNIEISLYGEDFDLICDKKWTYEAVFNVMKNGLEATEDRHIEIHLKDTNLYKSILVEDFSDGLDREMLEKVFRRFYKADPNSKGYGIGLPMAKSVMERQNGELLYRKGKKSNSFELRFYN